One region of Carya illinoinensis cultivar Pawnee chromosome 8, C.illinoinensisPawnee_v1, whole genome shotgun sequence genomic DNA includes:
- the LOC122318981 gene encoding probable LRR receptor-like serine/threonine-protein kinase At1g56130 isoform X1, whose amino-acid sequence MEFWRISFLLLCAFQLVSAQQTTAPDEVAALNKIIDSWKLRSKVNLSIDPCSQNAPWAPELANPRVACNCAGNSCHITHLKVYALDISGEIPKEVFLLKELMDLNLGQNVLSGPIPDEIQQLQNMQYLSLGINNLTGRVPPELGNLTKLVSLSFSSNNFFGPLPMELGKLTSLQQLYIDSSGASGPIPQELANLKSLQILWASDNLFTGKLPEFFGTLTELRDLRLQGTLLEGPIPSSFGALTKLENLRIGDLSKEASNLDFLEKQTSLAILSLRNCLVSGEIPKWIGTFSRLQHLDLSFNKLSGQIPESLKDFPLLQYLFLGNNNLSGQLPANIISPNLIALDISFNPISGSLPLNFSKRGFSMNVVGTSINANSLLDRKAIGMLQCLQGNTECTNQVPASSFSIKCGGTEHISSTGIKYDDDSETLGAASMYTSSNDQWVVSNTGFFISNPNGPQYIAKTDSQITETLDSELYKTARISPSSLRYYGLGLKNGKYIVELHFAEITMDDTQSWKGLGRRLFDIYIQGERVLQDFNIQKEAGGSKRALIKAFKVNVTNTIMDIHFFWAGRGTCCIPLQGTYGPLVSAVIASPVNAGSSSKPDKKRVGKIVGIALGCVAGFVIILSMFYVWFTKKGAPGHLRVYTDSPRKKGLR is encoded by the exons ATGGAGTTCTGGAgaatctcttttcttcttctctgtgCATTTCAGCTTGTTTCTGCCCAGCAAACAACTGCTCCTGATGAAG TGGCTGCTCTCAACAAGATAATAGACTCCTGGAAATTGAGAAGCAAAGTGAACCTTTCTATCGACCCATGTAGCCAGAATGCACCATGGGCTCCCGAGCTTGCGAATCCCCGTGTGGCTTGTAACTGTGCTGGCAACAGCTGCCACATCACTCACCT GAAGGTTTATGCTTTAGACATTTCTGGTGAAATACCCAAGGAAGTTTTTCTGCTAAAGGAGCTGATGGATTT GAATCTGGGTCAGAATGTTCTGAGTGGACCCATACCGGATGAAATTCAACAGTTGCAAAATATGCAATACCT TAGCCTGGGCATAAACAACCTGACAGGTCGAGTGCCTCCAGAGCTTGGTAATTTAACCAAGTTGGTTTCTCT AAGTTTTAGCTCAAACAACTTCTTTGGACCGTTACCAATGGAGCTTGGAAAATTGACCTCCTTACAGCAGCT GTATATTGATAGCAGTGGAGCGAGTGGACCAATACCACAAGAACTTGCAAACTTAAAATCCCTACAAATTCT CTGGGCATCTGATAATCTCTTTACCGGAAAGCTCCCAGAATTCTTTGGGACCCTTACAGAACTCAGGGACCT GCGACTTCAAGGTACCTTGCTTGAAGGCCCAATCCCAAGCAGTTTTGGTGCTCTAACTAAGCTAGAGAATCT GAGAATCGGTGATCTTAGCAAGGAAGCCTCAAATCTTGATTTCCTGGAAAAGCAAACAAGTTTGGCCATACT ATCTTTGCGAAACTGTTTAGTGTCGGGCGAAATTCCAAAATGGATTGGCACATTTTCTAGGTTGCAACACCT GGACTTAAGCTTCAACAAGTTGAGCGGCCAAATACCAGAATCATTAAAAGATTTTCCTTTGTTGCAATATCT ATTTCTGGGAAACAATAACTTGAGTGGACAGCTACCTGCGAATATCATAAGTCCAAATCTCATCGCCTT AGATATCTCCTTCAATCCCATCTCTGGCAGTTTACCTCtaaatttttcaaagagagGCTTTTCAAT GAACGTTGTTGGAACATCCATCAATGCAAATAGTTTACTGGACAG GAAGGCAATAGGGATGTTGCAATGCCTCCAAGGAAATACCGAATGCACTAACCAAGTTCCAGCCT CTTCATTTTCTATTAAATGTGGGGGCACTGAACATATATCTTCAACTGGCATAAAATATGATGATGATTCTGAAACCCTTGGAGCTGCTTCAATGTACACAAGTTCTAATGATCAATGGGTAGTAAGCAACACTGGATTTTTCATTTCCAATCCAAATGGACCCCAATATATAGCAAAGACTGACTCTCAAATCACAGAAACTTTAGATTCCGAACTGTATAAAACAGCAAGGATTTCACCAAGCTCACTGAGGTACTATGGCCTTGGCTTGAAGAATGGAAAGTACATTGTTGAGCTTCACTTTGCAGAGATAACAATGGACGACACTCAGTCTTGGAAAGGCCTTGGGAGACGCTTATTTGATATTTACATTCAG GGTGAGAGAGTTCTCCAAGACTTTAACATTCAAAAGGAAGCTGGTGGATCCAAAAGAGCGTTGATCAAAGCATTCAAGGTGAATGTAACAAACACAATAATGGATATCCACTTCTTCTGGGCTGGGAGAGGCACCTGCTGCATTCCATTGCAAGGCACATATGGACCATTGGTGTCAGCAGTCATTGCTTCTCCAG TTAATGCTGGGTCTTCTTCCAAACCGGACAAGAAGCGTGTAGGAAAAATTGTTGGAATAGCACTTGGATGTGTAGCTGGTTTTGTGATAATCTTATCAATGTTCTACGTATGGTTCACCAAAAAGGGTGCGCCAGGACACTTGCGAGTATACACAGACTCACCAAGGAAGAAAGGATTACGCTGA
- the LOC122318981 gene encoding probable LRR receptor-like serine/threonine-protein kinase At1g56130 isoform X3: MEFWRISFLLLCAFQLVSAQQTTAPDEVAALNKIIDSWKLRSKVNLSIDPCSQNAPWAPELANPRVACNCAGNSCHITHLKVYALDISGEIPKEVFLLKELMDLNLGQNVLSGPIPDEIQQLQNMQYLSLGINNLTGRVPPELGNLTKLVSLSFSSNNFFGPLPMELGKLTSLQQLYIDSSGASGPIPQELANLKSLQILWASDNLFTGKLPEFFGTLTELRDLRLQGTLLEGPIPSSFGALTKLENLRIGDLSKEASNLDFLEKQTSLAILSLRNCLVSGEIPKWIGTFSRLQHLDLSFNKLSGQIPESLKDFPLLQYLFLGNNNLSGQLPANIISPNLIALDISFNPISGSLPLNFSKRGFSMNVVGTSINANSLLDRKAIGMLQCLQGNTECTNQVPASSFSIKCGGTEHISSTGIKYDDDSETLGAASMYTSSNDQWVVSNTGFFISNPNGPQYIAKTDSQITETLDSELYKTARISPSSLRYYGLGLKNGKYIVELHFAEITMDDTQSWKGLGRRLFDIYIQEESNIFFWPPRSLFRSFGQ, encoded by the exons ATGGAGTTCTGGAgaatctcttttcttcttctctgtgCATTTCAGCTTGTTTCTGCCCAGCAAACAACTGCTCCTGATGAAG TGGCTGCTCTCAACAAGATAATAGACTCCTGGAAATTGAGAAGCAAAGTGAACCTTTCTATCGACCCATGTAGCCAGAATGCACCATGGGCTCCCGAGCTTGCGAATCCCCGTGTGGCTTGTAACTGTGCTGGCAACAGCTGCCACATCACTCACCT GAAGGTTTATGCTTTAGACATTTCTGGTGAAATACCCAAGGAAGTTTTTCTGCTAAAGGAGCTGATGGATTT GAATCTGGGTCAGAATGTTCTGAGTGGACCCATACCGGATGAAATTCAACAGTTGCAAAATATGCAATACCT TAGCCTGGGCATAAACAACCTGACAGGTCGAGTGCCTCCAGAGCTTGGTAATTTAACCAAGTTGGTTTCTCT AAGTTTTAGCTCAAACAACTTCTTTGGACCGTTACCAATGGAGCTTGGAAAATTGACCTCCTTACAGCAGCT GTATATTGATAGCAGTGGAGCGAGTGGACCAATACCACAAGAACTTGCAAACTTAAAATCCCTACAAATTCT CTGGGCATCTGATAATCTCTTTACCGGAAAGCTCCCAGAATTCTTTGGGACCCTTACAGAACTCAGGGACCT GCGACTTCAAGGTACCTTGCTTGAAGGCCCAATCCCAAGCAGTTTTGGTGCTCTAACTAAGCTAGAGAATCT GAGAATCGGTGATCTTAGCAAGGAAGCCTCAAATCTTGATTTCCTGGAAAAGCAAACAAGTTTGGCCATACT ATCTTTGCGAAACTGTTTAGTGTCGGGCGAAATTCCAAAATGGATTGGCACATTTTCTAGGTTGCAACACCT GGACTTAAGCTTCAACAAGTTGAGCGGCCAAATACCAGAATCATTAAAAGATTTTCCTTTGTTGCAATATCT ATTTCTGGGAAACAATAACTTGAGTGGACAGCTACCTGCGAATATCATAAGTCCAAATCTCATCGCCTT AGATATCTCCTTCAATCCCATCTCTGGCAGTTTACCTCtaaatttttcaaagagagGCTTTTCAAT GAACGTTGTTGGAACATCCATCAATGCAAATAGTTTACTGGACAG GAAGGCAATAGGGATGTTGCAATGCCTCCAAGGAAATACCGAATGCACTAACCAAGTTCCAGCCT CTTCATTTTCTATTAAATGTGGGGGCACTGAACATATATCTTCAACTGGCATAAAATATGATGATGATTCTGAAACCCTTGGAGCTGCTTCAATGTACACAAGTTCTAATGATCAATGGGTAGTAAGCAACACTGGATTTTTCATTTCCAATCCAAATGGACCCCAATATATAGCAAAGACTGACTCTCAAATCACAGAAACTTTAGATTCCGAACTGTATAAAACAGCAAGGATTTCACCAAGCTCACTGAGGTACTATGGCCTTGGCTTGAAGAATGGAAAGTACATTGTTGAGCTTCACTTTGCAGAGATAACAATGGACGACACTCAGTCTTGGAAAGGCCTTGGGAGACGCTTATTTGATATTTACATTCAG GAAGAGAGCAACATATTCTTCTGGCCGCCTCGTAGCCTTTTCCGTAGCTTCGGTCAATAA
- the LOC122318981 gene encoding probable LRR receptor-like serine/threonine-protein kinase At1g56130 isoform X2 produces MNPSKLVSAQQTTAPDEVAALNKIIDSWKLRSKVNLSIDPCSQNAPWAPELANPRVACNCAGNSCHITHLKVYALDISGEIPKEVFLLKELMDLNLGQNVLSGPIPDEIQQLQNMQYLSLGINNLTGRVPPELGNLTKLVSLSFSSNNFFGPLPMELGKLTSLQQLYIDSSGASGPIPQELANLKSLQILWASDNLFTGKLPEFFGTLTELRDLRLQGTLLEGPIPSSFGALTKLENLRIGDLSKEASNLDFLEKQTSLAILSLRNCLVSGEIPKWIGTFSRLQHLDLSFNKLSGQIPESLKDFPLLQYLFLGNNNLSGQLPANIISPNLIALDISFNPISGSLPLNFSKRGFSMNVVGTSINANSLLDRKAIGMLQCLQGNTECTNQVPASSFSIKCGGTEHISSTGIKYDDDSETLGAASMYTSSNDQWVVSNTGFFISNPNGPQYIAKTDSQITETLDSELYKTARISPSSLRYYGLGLKNGKYIVELHFAEITMDDTQSWKGLGRRLFDIYIQGERVLQDFNIQKEAGGSKRALIKAFKVNVTNTIMDIHFFWAGRGTCCIPLQGTYGPLVSAVIASPVNAGSSSKPDKKRVGKIVGIALGCVAGFVIILSMFYVWFTKKGAPGHLRVYTDSPRKKGLR; encoded by the exons CTTGTTTCTGCCCAGCAAACAACTGCTCCTGATGAAG TGGCTGCTCTCAACAAGATAATAGACTCCTGGAAATTGAGAAGCAAAGTGAACCTTTCTATCGACCCATGTAGCCAGAATGCACCATGGGCTCCCGAGCTTGCGAATCCCCGTGTGGCTTGTAACTGTGCTGGCAACAGCTGCCACATCACTCACCT GAAGGTTTATGCTTTAGACATTTCTGGTGAAATACCCAAGGAAGTTTTTCTGCTAAAGGAGCTGATGGATTT GAATCTGGGTCAGAATGTTCTGAGTGGACCCATACCGGATGAAATTCAACAGTTGCAAAATATGCAATACCT TAGCCTGGGCATAAACAACCTGACAGGTCGAGTGCCTCCAGAGCTTGGTAATTTAACCAAGTTGGTTTCTCT AAGTTTTAGCTCAAACAACTTCTTTGGACCGTTACCAATGGAGCTTGGAAAATTGACCTCCTTACAGCAGCT GTATATTGATAGCAGTGGAGCGAGTGGACCAATACCACAAGAACTTGCAAACTTAAAATCCCTACAAATTCT CTGGGCATCTGATAATCTCTTTACCGGAAAGCTCCCAGAATTCTTTGGGACCCTTACAGAACTCAGGGACCT GCGACTTCAAGGTACCTTGCTTGAAGGCCCAATCCCAAGCAGTTTTGGTGCTCTAACTAAGCTAGAGAATCT GAGAATCGGTGATCTTAGCAAGGAAGCCTCAAATCTTGATTTCCTGGAAAAGCAAACAAGTTTGGCCATACT ATCTTTGCGAAACTGTTTAGTGTCGGGCGAAATTCCAAAATGGATTGGCACATTTTCTAGGTTGCAACACCT GGACTTAAGCTTCAACAAGTTGAGCGGCCAAATACCAGAATCATTAAAAGATTTTCCTTTGTTGCAATATCT ATTTCTGGGAAACAATAACTTGAGTGGACAGCTACCTGCGAATATCATAAGTCCAAATCTCATCGCCTT AGATATCTCCTTCAATCCCATCTCTGGCAGTTTACCTCtaaatttttcaaagagagGCTTTTCAAT GAACGTTGTTGGAACATCCATCAATGCAAATAGTTTACTGGACAG GAAGGCAATAGGGATGTTGCAATGCCTCCAAGGAAATACCGAATGCACTAACCAAGTTCCAGCCT CTTCATTTTCTATTAAATGTGGGGGCACTGAACATATATCTTCAACTGGCATAAAATATGATGATGATTCTGAAACCCTTGGAGCTGCTTCAATGTACACAAGTTCTAATGATCAATGGGTAGTAAGCAACACTGGATTTTTCATTTCCAATCCAAATGGACCCCAATATATAGCAAAGACTGACTCTCAAATCACAGAAACTTTAGATTCCGAACTGTATAAAACAGCAAGGATTTCACCAAGCTCACTGAGGTACTATGGCCTTGGCTTGAAGAATGGAAAGTACATTGTTGAGCTTCACTTTGCAGAGATAACAATGGACGACACTCAGTCTTGGAAAGGCCTTGGGAGACGCTTATTTGATATTTACATTCAG GGTGAGAGAGTTCTCCAAGACTTTAACATTCAAAAGGAAGCTGGTGGATCCAAAAGAGCGTTGATCAAAGCATTCAAGGTGAATGTAACAAACACAATAATGGATATCCACTTCTTCTGGGCTGGGAGAGGCACCTGCTGCATTCCATTGCAAGGCACATATGGACCATTGGTGTCAGCAGTCATTGCTTCTCCAG TTAATGCTGGGTCTTCTTCCAAACCGGACAAGAAGCGTGTAGGAAAAATTGTTGGAATAGCACTTGGATGTGTAGCTGGTTTTGTGATAATCTTATCAATGTTCTACGTATGGTTCACCAAAAAGGGTGCGCCAGGACACTTGCGAGTATACACAGACTCACCAAGGAAGAAAGGATTACGCTGA
- the LOC122318190 gene encoding glycosyltransferase BC10: MLSPTPLSLFCALLLCLPLAVVFTVRTPTTTTTSITTITTTKTIGSHENPETIVGHKLDRTQNYQKMELESTTAPPLSPPPEAIVVSKLDPTQNHQEMGLESTTAQPLPPPPDDEDSLFRSASRANPKPSPRTSPKKVAFMFLTTATLPFAPLWELYFNQTSKNLFNIYVHADPTYQYEPPFSGVFAHRVIPSKPTRRYTPTLTSAARRLLARALLDDPSNAMFALLSPSCVPLHSFKFTYKALIGSKRSFIEILQNEGGTFGRWAARGEDAMLPEVKLEEFRIGSQFWVLTRKHSRLVVRDRRLWSKFKLPCLMWNTCYPEENYFPTLLSMRDPRRCVPATLTHVDWRGRFDGHPRTYEASEVGPDLILSLRKDRPRYGDARTNGSDSSVSKRHDPFLFARKFSSDSIKPLMSIANDVIFKD; encoded by the coding sequence ATGCTGTCCCCCACTCCGCTCTCACTCTTTTGTGCTCTGCTTCTCTGCTTACCCCTCGCCGTTGTCTTTACCGTCAGGACACCCACGACCACCACCACTAGTATTACCACCATCACCACCACCAAAACCATCGGCAGCCATGAAAACCCAGAAACCATTGTTGGACACAAGCTGGATCGCACCCAAAACTATCAGAAAATGGAGCTTGAATCCACCACTGCGCCACCATTGTCGCCACCCCCAGAAGCCATTGTTGTTTCCAAGCTCGATCCTACCCAGAACCACCAGGAAATGGGGCTTGAATCCACCACTGCGCAACCATTACCGCCACCCCCAGATGACGAAGACTCTCTCTTCCGATCTGCATCGCGAGCCAACCCAAAGCCTTCTCCCCGAACTTCCCCCAAAAAGGTCGCTTTCATGTTCTTAACCACCGCGACTCTCCCATTTGCTCCACTCTGGGAACTATACTTCAACCAAACAAGTAAAAACCTCTTCAACATCTACGTCCATGCAGACCCCACTTACCAGTACGAGCCCCCATTCTCGGGCGTCTTCGCTCACAGAGTCATACCCTCCAAACCCACCCGCCGATACACCCCAACTCTGACCTCCGCAGCGCGTCGGCTACTTGCTCGCGCGCTTCTCGACGATCCCTCAAATGCCATGTTCGcccttctctctccctcctgcGTACCACTCCACTCCTTCAAGTTCACTTACAAAGCCCTCATCGGCTCCAAGAGGAGCTTCATCGAGATTCTCCAGAACGAGGGCGGGACGTTTGGGAGGTGGGCAGCGCGTGGGGAGGACGCGATGCTGCCGGAGGTGAAGCTGGAGGAGTTTCGAATAGGGTCGCAGTTCTGGGTGCTGACACGGAAGCATTCGCGCCTTGTGGTTCGTGACCGGAGGCTTTGGTCCAAGTTCAAGCTGCCTTGCCTGATGTGGAACACGTGCTACCCCGAGGAGAACTACTTTCCCACTCTACTGAGCATGCGGGACCCACGGAGATGCGTTCCAGCGACGCTCACGCACGTGGACTGGAGGGGTAGGTTTGACGGCCACCCTCGCACGTACGAGGCTTCAGAGGTGGGACcagatttaattttatctctTAGAAAGGATCGTCCAAGGTACGGTGACGCTAGAACGAACGGTTCTGATTCGTCCGTGTCTAAAAGGCATGATCCGTTCTTGTTCGCCAGAAAGTTCTCCTCTGATTCCATCAAACCGTTGATGAGTATAGCCAATGACGTCATATTCAAAGATTAG